The Luteimonas sp. YGD11-2 genome has a window encoding:
- a CDS encoding type II secretion system protein N, with the protein MELLLVALLALQAARLGWLLLAPAGPLVADDSVVAAPAPVPPALALSSDPFHPAAGRHGVAAADVSGLRLHGVRMAGTGSSAILSSADAPQAAFRTGDSVAPGVVLHAVASDHVILRTGAGERRLALEAAPASTATAVAPTRTVGTTAAPSGAPIDPAALVAQAGFSARVENGKITGYTLIPRGDGTVLRQAGLEAGDVLLALNGNPLTPERIAELEPELARGEARLTVQRGGQTRTLTLRTALP; encoded by the coding sequence GTGGAACTGTTGTTGGTCGCGCTGCTTGCGCTGCAGGCCGCACGCCTGGGCTGGCTGCTGCTGGCGCCAGCGGGGCCGCTGGTTGCCGATGACAGTGTCGTGGCAGCGCCCGCCCCGGTGCCGCCTGCACTGGCGCTGTCATCCGATCCCTTCCATCCCGCCGCCGGTCGTCACGGCGTCGCAGCCGCGGATGTCTCCGGGCTGCGTCTGCACGGCGTGCGGATGGCGGGGACCGGGAGCTCCGCGATCCTCTCGTCCGCCGACGCACCGCAGGCGGCATTCCGCACCGGCGACAGCGTCGCGCCCGGGGTCGTTCTTCATGCGGTCGCATCCGATCACGTGATCCTGCGCACCGGCGCGGGCGAACGTCGCCTCGCGCTGGAAGCCGCACCCGCATCGACCGCGACCGCGGTCGCGCCCACGCGCACCGTCGGCACGACGGCGGCCCCGTCTGGGGCACCCATCGACCCCGCTGCGCTGGTCGCCCAGGCCGGCTTCAGCGCGCGGGTGGAGAACGGAAAGATCACCGGGTACACCCTGATCCCGCGCGGCGACGGCACGGTGCTGCGCCAGGCGGGCCTGGAAGCGGGCGACGTGCTGCTGGCGCTCAACGGCAACCCGCTGACGCCCGAGCGGATCGCGGAACTGGAACCCGAACTTGCACGCGGGGAGGCCAGGCTCACCGTCCAGCGTGGCGGACAGACGCGCACACTCACCTTGCGGACGGCCTTGCCTTGA